Proteins encoded within one genomic window of Chrysemys picta bellii isolate R12L10 chromosome 6, ASM1138683v2, whole genome shotgun sequence:
- the TBC1D2 gene encoding TBC1 domain family member 2A isoform X4, with protein MLTLWGALISPALVLIARWMQMKGFLKSELQAECLSLRNTIYNICGTRQHPGNGRSISGVEGFPAHPGTPVEEQEVEGEAECPVREQAREDTRAGPRSHWPRKAKWLTSGFPAFPEGLARERSSPDKVAVLQQQVLMLTEEIKSQKELVKLLHKALEAAQQEKRASSMYLTAAEDRDRLELVRHKVRQIVELSSRVEALETDKQELEQSVALRDRRVEELQEHVQLLMDKNQAKQQVILKLTEQIAQDLSEPVQEADAVAADTLYKQQEEIEHLKDDLDAYRTQNQFLNSEIHQVTKLWRSVAEKEKVLLMKCARLQARSCQVESKYLMMLRRLQEASPDLARGEAELVKSLIQEALQWDAKEEAVEALQLNPVREYDDYGFMTIPKYEAEDWKLLAKIQALEIKSNNLLSHTAVEKPLGERWAGMAELSPSAELKGLIRCGIPVEHRQRVWKWIVTRRLSHHHTANHYESLLRQCERTEHPASRQIELDLPRTLTNNRHFTSPTSQLVPKLRRVLLAFSWQNPAIGYCQGLNRLAAIALLVLEEEESAFWCLVHIVENLMPADYYSNTLIASQVDQRVFKDFLSEKLPRLTAHFEQHRIDVSLITFNWFLVAFVDSLVSDILLRVWDAFLYEGTKVIFRYALAIFKYNEEEILQIHDSLEVYQYLRFFTHMIGDGRKLMSIAFNDMNPFPMKVLQNRRATHREELEAELSELERIKAQYVKEQAEQVAWHLDGAVSEEEEEM; from the exons ATGTTAACCCTTTGGGGAGCATTGATCTCTCCAGCGCTGGTTTTGATTGCAAGGTGGATGCAGATGAAGGGGTTTTTGAAATCAGAACTCCAAGCAGAGTGTTTATCCTTAAG AAATACAATCTACAATATCTGTGGCACCAGGCAGCACCCGGGCAATGGCAGGAGCATCTCCGGTGTTGAGGGATTCCCGGCGCACCCTGGGACTCCGGTGGAAGAAcaagaggtggaaggggaggcagaatGTCCAG TCAGGGAGCAGGCCCGAGAGGACACACGGGCTGGGCCCAGGTCACACTGGCCTAGGAAAGCGAAGTGGCTGACCAGCGGTTTCCCTGCCTTCCCTGAAGGGTTGGCACGTGAGAGAAGCTCCCCTGACAAGGTGGCTGTTCTGCAGCAGCAGGTCCTGATGCTGACAGAGGAAATCAAGTCTCAGAAG GAGCTGGTTAAGCTTCTCCACAAGGCTCTGGAGGCTGCGCAGCAGGAGAAGAGAGCATCCAGCATGTACCTGACTGCTGCAGAAGACAGAGATCGGCTGGAGCTGGTGCGGCACAAAGTGAGGCAAATTGTGGAGCTCAGCAGTCGGGTGGAAGCCCTGGAGACCGACaagcaggagctggagcagagcgtGGCTCTGAGGGACAGGCGTgtggaggagctgcaggagcacgTGCAGCTCCTGATGGACAAGAACCAGGCCAAGCAGCAAGTCATCCTGAAGCTCACGGAGCAGATTGCCCAGGATCTCTCTGAGCCGGTGCAAGAGGCTGATGCTGTTGCCGCGGATACCTTGTacaagcagcaggaggagatTGAGCATTTGAAG GATGACCTAGATGCCTACAGAACTCAGAACCAGTTCCTCAACTCAGAGATCCACCAGGTCACGAAGCTCTGGAGAAGCGTTGCCGAGAAGGAGAAAGTCCTGCTGATGAAG TGTGCCCGCCTGCAAGCCCGCAGCTGCCAGGTGGAGAGCAAATACCTGATGATGCTGCGGAGGCTGCAGGAGGCCTCCCCTGACCTGGCCAGAGGTGAGGCCGAGCTGGTGAAGAGCCTGATCCAGGAGGCGCTACAGTGGGATGCGAAGGAGGAAGCAGTGGAGGCTCTTCAGCTGAACCCTGTCAG AGAGTATGACGACTACGGGTTTATGACCATTCCCAAATACGAGGCTGAGGACTGGAAGCTTCTGGCTAAAATCCAAGCCCTAGAGATCAAATCCAACAACCTGCTGAGCCACACGGCGGTAGAGAAGCCTCTTGGTGAGAGATGGGCCGGCATGGCTGAGTTGAGCCCCTCAGCAGAGCTGAAAGGCTTGATCCGCTGCGGCATCCCCGTGGAGCACCGCCAAAGGGTCTGGAAATGGATAGTGACCCGGCGCCTGTCCCATCACCACACCGCCAACCACTACGAGAGCCTGCTGCGGCAGTGTGAGCGCACGGAGCACCCCGCCTCCCGGCAGATCGAGCTGGACCTGCCCCGCACCCTGACCAACAACAGGCATTTCAcatctcccacctcccagctcGTCCCCAAGCTCCGAAGGGTGCTGCTGGCCTTCTCCTGGCAGAATCCCGCCATCGGCTACTGCCAGGGGCTAAACAG GTTGGCAGCCATTGCCCTCCTGGTCCTAGAAGAGGAGGAAAGCGCATTCTGGTGCCTGGTTCACATTGTGGAAAACCTGATGCCGGCGGATTACTATAGCAACACGTTAATAGCATCACAG GTGGATCAAAGAGTCTTTAAAGACTTCTTGTCAGAAAAGCTCCCCAGGCTTACAGCTCACTTTGAGCAGCACAGGATTGACGTCTCACTGATCACCTTCAACTGGTTCCTGGTGGCCTTTGTAGACAGCCTGGTCAGCGACATCCTCCTCCGGGTCTGGGATGCCTTCCTGTACGAAGGAACAAAG GTGATTTTCCGCTATGCTCTTGCCATCTTTAAGTATAACGAAGAGGAGATTCTGCAGATCCATGACAGCCTGGAGGTTTACCAGTACCTTCGCTTTTTCACCCACATGATTGGAGATGGCAG GAAGCTGATGAGCATCGCCTTCAATGACATGAATCCCTTCCCAATGAAAGTGCTGCAGAACCGGCGAGCAACTCACCGGGAGGAGCTGGAGGCGGAGCTGAGCGAGCTGGAGCGGATCAAGGCGCAGTACGTGAAAGAGCAAGCAGAGCAGGTGGCCTGGCACCTGGACGGAGCCGTTagcgaagaggaggaggagatgtaG
- the TBC1D2 gene encoding TBC1 domain family member 2A isoform X3 yields MSLKCHSSHESEAVCSVLRKAPRFRRSLLEEMERRPESGECLLAGIPGKPVESDSDDNSGNAGSAKERAVSSPQRDLGNAQLNPSREEPRKKLCGYLNKLGVKGPIKAWKSRWFFYDENKCHLLYCRTAQDVNPLGSIDLSSAGFDCKVDADEGVFEIRTPSRVFILKAFSKQAMMYWLQQLQMKRWAFCNTQTGLPVDSVTAAALPANESLLNETIHTEGEGFLPPVKTPTDVVGLKAASLPAPQLSDALQNISLKHPWTEIQNTIYNICGTRQHPGNGRSISGVEGFPAHPGTPVEEQEVEGEAECPVREQAREDTRAGPRSHWPRKAKWLTSGFPAFPEGLARERSSPDKVAVLQQQVLMLTEEIKSQKELVKLLHKALEAAQQEKRASSMYLTAAEDRDRLELVRHKVRQIVELSSRVEALETDKQELEQSVALRDRRVEELQEHVQLLMDKNQAKQQVILKLTEQIAQDLSEPVQEADAVAADTLYKQQEEIEHLKDDLDAYRTQNQFLNSEIHQVTKLWRSVAEKEKVLLMKCARLQARSCQVESKYLMMLRRLQEASPDLARGEAELVKSLIQEALQWDAKEEAVEALQLNPVREYDDYGFMTIPKYEAEDWKLLAKIQALEIKSNNLLSHTAVEKPLGERWAGMAELSPSAELKGLIRCGIPVEHRQRVWKWIVTRRLSHHHTANHYESLLRQCERTEHPASRQIELDLPRTLTNNRHFTSPTSQLVPKLRRVLLAFSWQNPAIGYCQGLNRLAAIALLVLEEEESAFWCLVHIVENLMPADYYSNTLIASQDPAQAPYLLFQMLFPRHVYHARPFKLPCFPLDCAETTPSYLAIFR; encoded by the exons ATGTCCCTGAAGTGTCACAGCAGCCATGAATCAGAGGCTGTCTGCAGCGTCCTCAGGAAGGCCCCAAG GTTTAGGAGATCTCTCCTGGAAGAGATGGAAAGGAGACCTGAAAGTGGAGAGTGTCTCCTGGCTGGAATTCCAGGCAAGCCAGTTGAGTCAGATTCCGATGATAACAGCGGTAATGCAGGCTCAGCGAAAGAGAGAGCTGTATCGTCGCCTCAGAGGGACTTGGGAAATGCACAGCTCAATCCTAGCAGAGAAGAACCCAGAAAAAAACTCTGTGGCTATTTAAATAAACTTGGGGTCAAGGGGCCAATCAAGGCCTGGAAGTCTCGTTGGTTCTTTTATGATGAAAATAAATGTCACTTACTGTACTGCAGGACAGCTCAAGATGTTAACCCTTTGGGGAGCATTGATCTCTCCAGCGCTGGTTTTGATTGCAAGGTGGATGCAGATGAAGGGGTTTTTGAAATCAGAACTCCAAGCAGAGTGTTTATCCTTAAG GCATTCAGCAAACAGGCCATGATGTActggctgcagcagctgcagatgaaGCGTTGGGCGTTTTGCAATACCCAGACTGGGCTTCCTGTGGACAGCGTCACTGCGGCAGCCCTGCCTGCGAATGAATCTCTGCTCAATGAAACCA TTCACACTGAAGGCGAGGGGTTCTTGCCTCCTGTGAAAACCCCTACAGATGTGGTAGGTTTAAAGGCAGCCTCTCTGCCCGCTCCCCAGCTGTCTGATGCCCTCCAGAACATCTCCCTCAAACACCCTTGGACTGAAATACA AAATACAATCTACAATATCTGTGGCACCAGGCAGCACCCGGGCAATGGCAGGAGCATCTCCGGTGTTGAGGGATTCCCGGCGCACCCTGGGACTCCGGTGGAAGAAcaagaggtggaaggggaggcagaatGTCCAG TCAGGGAGCAGGCCCGAGAGGACACACGGGCTGGGCCCAGGTCACACTGGCCTAGGAAAGCGAAGTGGCTGACCAGCGGTTTCCCTGCCTTCCCTGAAGGGTTGGCACGTGAGAGAAGCTCCCCTGACAAGGTGGCTGTTCTGCAGCAGCAGGTCCTGATGCTGACAGAGGAAATCAAGTCTCAGAAG GAGCTGGTTAAGCTTCTCCACAAGGCTCTGGAGGCTGCGCAGCAGGAGAAGAGAGCATCCAGCATGTACCTGACTGCTGCAGAAGACAGAGATCGGCTGGAGCTGGTGCGGCACAAAGTGAGGCAAATTGTGGAGCTCAGCAGTCGGGTGGAAGCCCTGGAGACCGACaagcaggagctggagcagagcgtGGCTCTGAGGGACAGGCGTgtggaggagctgcaggagcacgTGCAGCTCCTGATGGACAAGAACCAGGCCAAGCAGCAAGTCATCCTGAAGCTCACGGAGCAGATTGCCCAGGATCTCTCTGAGCCGGTGCAAGAGGCTGATGCTGTTGCCGCGGATACCTTGTacaagcagcaggaggagatTGAGCATTTGAAG GATGACCTAGATGCCTACAGAACTCAGAACCAGTTCCTCAACTCAGAGATCCACCAGGTCACGAAGCTCTGGAGAAGCGTTGCCGAGAAGGAGAAAGTCCTGCTGATGAAG TGTGCCCGCCTGCAAGCCCGCAGCTGCCAGGTGGAGAGCAAATACCTGATGATGCTGCGGAGGCTGCAGGAGGCCTCCCCTGACCTGGCCAGAGGTGAGGCCGAGCTGGTGAAGAGCCTGATCCAGGAGGCGCTACAGTGGGATGCGAAGGAGGAAGCAGTGGAGGCTCTTCAGCTGAACCCTGTCAG AGAGTATGACGACTACGGGTTTATGACCATTCCCAAATACGAGGCTGAGGACTGGAAGCTTCTGGCTAAAATCCAAGCCCTAGAGATCAAATCCAACAACCTGCTGAGCCACACGGCGGTAGAGAAGCCTCTTGGTGAGAGATGGGCCGGCATGGCTGAGTTGAGCCCCTCAGCAGAGCTGAAAGGCTTGATCCGCTGCGGCATCCCCGTGGAGCACCGCCAAAGGGTCTGGAAATGGATAGTGACCCGGCGCCTGTCCCATCACCACACCGCCAACCACTACGAGAGCCTGCTGCGGCAGTGTGAGCGCACGGAGCACCCCGCCTCCCGGCAGATCGAGCTGGACCTGCCCCGCACCCTGACCAACAACAGGCATTTCAcatctcccacctcccagctcGTCCCCAAGCTCCGAAGGGTGCTGCTGGCCTTCTCCTGGCAGAATCCCGCCATCGGCTACTGCCAGGGGCTAAACAG GTTGGCAGCCATTGCCCTCCTGGTCCTAGAAGAGGAGGAAAGCGCATTCTGGTGCCTGGTTCACATTGTGGAAAACCTGATGCCGGCGGATTACTATAGCAACACGTTAATAGCATCACAG GATCCAGCACAGGCACCATATCTCCTATTTCAAATGCTCTTTCCTCGGCATGTCTATCATGCCAGGCCTTTCAAACTCCCTTGCTTTCCTTTAGATTGTGCTGAAACAACTCCATCATACCTTGCAATTTTTCGTTAA
- the TBC1D2 gene encoding TBC1 domain family member 2A isoform X1, protein MSLKCHSSHESEAVCSVLRKAPRFRRSLLEEMERRPESGECLLAGIPGKPVESDSDDNSGNAGSAKERAVSSPQRDLGNAQLNPSREEPRKKLCGYLNKLGVKGPIKAWKSRWFFYDENKCHLLYCRTAQDVNPLGSIDLSSAGFDCKVDADEGVFEIRTPSRVFILKAFSKQAMMYWLQQLQMKRWAFCNTQTGLPVDSVTAAALPANESLLNETIHTEGEGFLPPVKTPTDVVGLKAASLPAPQLSDALQNISLKHPWTEIQNTIYNICGTRQHPGNGRSISGVEGFPAHPGTPVEEQEVEGEAECPVREQAREDTRAGPRSHWPRKAKWLTSGFPAFPEGLARERSSPDKVAVLQQQVLMLTEEIKSQKELVKLLHKALEAAQQEKRASSMYLTAAEDRDRLELVRHKVRQIVELSSRVEALETDKQELEQSVALRDRRVEELQEHVQLLMDKNQAKQQVILKLTEQIAQDLSEPVQEADAVAADTLYKQQEEIEHLKDDLDAYRTQNQFLNSEIHQVTKLWRSVAEKEKVLLMKCARLQARSCQVESKYLMMLRRLQEASPDLARGEAELVKSLIQEALQWDAKEEAVEALQLNPVREYDDYGFMTIPKYEAEDWKLLAKIQALEIKSNNLLSHTAVEKPLGERWAGMAELSPSAELKGLIRCGIPVEHRQRVWKWIVTRRLSHHHTANHYESLLRQCERTEHPASRQIELDLPRTLTNNRHFTSPTSQLVPKLRRVLLAFSWQNPAIGYCQGLNRLAAIALLVLEEEESAFWCLVHIVENLMPADYYSNTLIASQVDQRVFKDFLSEKLPRLTAHFEQHRIDVSLITFNWFLVAFVDSLVSDILLRVWDAFLYEGTKVIFRYALAIFKYNEEEILQIHDSLEVYQYLRFFTHMIGDGRKLMSIAFNDMNPFPMKVLQNRRATHREELEAELSELERIKAQYVKEQAEQVAWHLDGAVSEEEEEM, encoded by the exons ATGTCCCTGAAGTGTCACAGCAGCCATGAATCAGAGGCTGTCTGCAGCGTCCTCAGGAAGGCCCCAAG GTTTAGGAGATCTCTCCTGGAAGAGATGGAAAGGAGACCTGAAAGTGGAGAGTGTCTCCTGGCTGGAATTCCAGGCAAGCCAGTTGAGTCAGATTCCGATGATAACAGCGGTAATGCAGGCTCAGCGAAAGAGAGAGCTGTATCGTCGCCTCAGAGGGACTTGGGAAATGCACAGCTCAATCCTAGCAGAGAAGAACCCAGAAAAAAACTCTGTGGCTATTTAAATAAACTTGGGGTCAAGGGGCCAATCAAGGCCTGGAAGTCTCGTTGGTTCTTTTATGATGAAAATAAATGTCACTTACTGTACTGCAGGACAGCTCAAGATGTTAACCCTTTGGGGAGCATTGATCTCTCCAGCGCTGGTTTTGATTGCAAGGTGGATGCAGATGAAGGGGTTTTTGAAATCAGAACTCCAAGCAGAGTGTTTATCCTTAAG GCATTCAGCAAACAGGCCATGATGTActggctgcagcagctgcagatgaaGCGTTGGGCGTTTTGCAATACCCAGACTGGGCTTCCTGTGGACAGCGTCACTGCGGCAGCCCTGCCTGCGAATGAATCTCTGCTCAATGAAACCA TTCACACTGAAGGCGAGGGGTTCTTGCCTCCTGTGAAAACCCCTACAGATGTGGTAGGTTTAAAGGCAGCCTCTCTGCCCGCTCCCCAGCTGTCTGATGCCCTCCAGAACATCTCCCTCAAACACCCTTGGACTGAAATACA AAATACAATCTACAATATCTGTGGCACCAGGCAGCACCCGGGCAATGGCAGGAGCATCTCCGGTGTTGAGGGATTCCCGGCGCACCCTGGGACTCCGGTGGAAGAAcaagaggtggaaggggaggcagaatGTCCAG TCAGGGAGCAGGCCCGAGAGGACACACGGGCTGGGCCCAGGTCACACTGGCCTAGGAAAGCGAAGTGGCTGACCAGCGGTTTCCCTGCCTTCCCTGAAGGGTTGGCACGTGAGAGAAGCTCCCCTGACAAGGTGGCTGTTCTGCAGCAGCAGGTCCTGATGCTGACAGAGGAAATCAAGTCTCAGAAG GAGCTGGTTAAGCTTCTCCACAAGGCTCTGGAGGCTGCGCAGCAGGAGAAGAGAGCATCCAGCATGTACCTGACTGCTGCAGAAGACAGAGATCGGCTGGAGCTGGTGCGGCACAAAGTGAGGCAAATTGTGGAGCTCAGCAGTCGGGTGGAAGCCCTGGAGACCGACaagcaggagctggagcagagcgtGGCTCTGAGGGACAGGCGTgtggaggagctgcaggagcacgTGCAGCTCCTGATGGACAAGAACCAGGCCAAGCAGCAAGTCATCCTGAAGCTCACGGAGCAGATTGCCCAGGATCTCTCTGAGCCGGTGCAAGAGGCTGATGCTGTTGCCGCGGATACCTTGTacaagcagcaggaggagatTGAGCATTTGAAG GATGACCTAGATGCCTACAGAACTCAGAACCAGTTCCTCAACTCAGAGATCCACCAGGTCACGAAGCTCTGGAGAAGCGTTGCCGAGAAGGAGAAAGTCCTGCTGATGAAG TGTGCCCGCCTGCAAGCCCGCAGCTGCCAGGTGGAGAGCAAATACCTGATGATGCTGCGGAGGCTGCAGGAGGCCTCCCCTGACCTGGCCAGAGGTGAGGCCGAGCTGGTGAAGAGCCTGATCCAGGAGGCGCTACAGTGGGATGCGAAGGAGGAAGCAGTGGAGGCTCTTCAGCTGAACCCTGTCAG AGAGTATGACGACTACGGGTTTATGACCATTCCCAAATACGAGGCTGAGGACTGGAAGCTTCTGGCTAAAATCCAAGCCCTAGAGATCAAATCCAACAACCTGCTGAGCCACACGGCGGTAGAGAAGCCTCTTGGTGAGAGATGGGCCGGCATGGCTGAGTTGAGCCCCTCAGCAGAGCTGAAAGGCTTGATCCGCTGCGGCATCCCCGTGGAGCACCGCCAAAGGGTCTGGAAATGGATAGTGACCCGGCGCCTGTCCCATCACCACACCGCCAACCACTACGAGAGCCTGCTGCGGCAGTGTGAGCGCACGGAGCACCCCGCCTCCCGGCAGATCGAGCTGGACCTGCCCCGCACCCTGACCAACAACAGGCATTTCAcatctcccacctcccagctcGTCCCCAAGCTCCGAAGGGTGCTGCTGGCCTTCTCCTGGCAGAATCCCGCCATCGGCTACTGCCAGGGGCTAAACAG GTTGGCAGCCATTGCCCTCCTGGTCCTAGAAGAGGAGGAAAGCGCATTCTGGTGCCTGGTTCACATTGTGGAAAACCTGATGCCGGCGGATTACTATAGCAACACGTTAATAGCATCACAG GTGGATCAAAGAGTCTTTAAAGACTTCTTGTCAGAAAAGCTCCCCAGGCTTACAGCTCACTTTGAGCAGCACAGGATTGACGTCTCACTGATCACCTTCAACTGGTTCCTGGTGGCCTTTGTAGACAGCCTGGTCAGCGACATCCTCCTCCGGGTCTGGGATGCCTTCCTGTACGAAGGAACAAAG GTGATTTTCCGCTATGCTCTTGCCATCTTTAAGTATAACGAAGAGGAGATTCTGCAGATCCATGACAGCCTGGAGGTTTACCAGTACCTTCGCTTTTTCACCCACATGATTGGAGATGGCAG GAAGCTGATGAGCATCGCCTTCAATGACATGAATCCCTTCCCAATGAAAGTGCTGCAGAACCGGCGAGCAACTCACCGGGAGGAGCTGGAGGCGGAGCTGAGCGAGCTGGAGCGGATCAAGGCGCAGTACGTGAAAGAGCAAGCAGAGCAGGTGGCCTGGCACCTGGACGGAGCCGTTagcgaagaggaggaggagatgtaG
- the TBC1D2 gene encoding TBC1 domain family member 2A isoform X2, whose protein sequence is MERRPESGECLLAGIPGKPVESDSDDNSGNAGSAKERAVSSPQRDLGNAQLNPSREEPRKKLCGYLNKLGVKGPIKAWKSRWFFYDENKCHLLYCRTAQDVNPLGSIDLSSAGFDCKVDADEGVFEIRTPSRVFILKAFSKQAMMYWLQQLQMKRWAFCNTQTGLPVDSVTAAALPANESLLNETIHTEGEGFLPPVKTPTDVVGLKAASLPAPQLSDALQNISLKHPWTEIQNTIYNICGTRQHPGNGRSISGVEGFPAHPGTPVEEQEVEGEAECPVREQAREDTRAGPRSHWPRKAKWLTSGFPAFPEGLARERSSPDKVAVLQQQVLMLTEEIKSQKELVKLLHKALEAAQQEKRASSMYLTAAEDRDRLELVRHKVRQIVELSSRVEALETDKQELEQSVALRDRRVEELQEHVQLLMDKNQAKQQVILKLTEQIAQDLSEPVQEADAVAADTLYKQQEEIEHLKDDLDAYRTQNQFLNSEIHQVTKLWRSVAEKEKVLLMKCARLQARSCQVESKYLMMLRRLQEASPDLARGEAELVKSLIQEALQWDAKEEAVEALQLNPVREYDDYGFMTIPKYEAEDWKLLAKIQALEIKSNNLLSHTAVEKPLGERWAGMAELSPSAELKGLIRCGIPVEHRQRVWKWIVTRRLSHHHTANHYESLLRQCERTEHPASRQIELDLPRTLTNNRHFTSPTSQLVPKLRRVLLAFSWQNPAIGYCQGLNRLAAIALLVLEEEESAFWCLVHIVENLMPADYYSNTLIASQVDQRVFKDFLSEKLPRLTAHFEQHRIDVSLITFNWFLVAFVDSLVSDILLRVWDAFLYEGTKVIFRYALAIFKYNEEEILQIHDSLEVYQYLRFFTHMIGDGRKLMSIAFNDMNPFPMKVLQNRRATHREELEAELSELERIKAQYVKEQAEQVAWHLDGAVSEEEEEM, encoded by the exons ATGGAAAGGAGACCTGAAAGTGGAGAGTGTCTCCTGGCTGGAATTCCAGGCAAGCCAGTTGAGTCAGATTCCGATGATAACAGCGGTAATGCAGGCTCAGCGAAAGAGAGAGCTGTATCGTCGCCTCAGAGGGACTTGGGAAATGCACAGCTCAATCCTAGCAGAGAAGAACCCAGAAAAAAACTCTGTGGCTATTTAAATAAACTTGGGGTCAAGGGGCCAATCAAGGCCTGGAAGTCTCGTTGGTTCTTTTATGATGAAAATAAATGTCACTTACTGTACTGCAGGACAGCTCAAGATGTTAACCCTTTGGGGAGCATTGATCTCTCCAGCGCTGGTTTTGATTGCAAGGTGGATGCAGATGAAGGGGTTTTTGAAATCAGAACTCCAAGCAGAGTGTTTATCCTTAAG GCATTCAGCAAACAGGCCATGATGTActggctgcagcagctgcagatgaaGCGTTGGGCGTTTTGCAATACCCAGACTGGGCTTCCTGTGGACAGCGTCACTGCGGCAGCCCTGCCTGCGAATGAATCTCTGCTCAATGAAACCA TTCACACTGAAGGCGAGGGGTTCTTGCCTCCTGTGAAAACCCCTACAGATGTGGTAGGTTTAAAGGCAGCCTCTCTGCCCGCTCCCCAGCTGTCTGATGCCCTCCAGAACATCTCCCTCAAACACCCTTGGACTGAAATACA AAATACAATCTACAATATCTGTGGCACCAGGCAGCACCCGGGCAATGGCAGGAGCATCTCCGGTGTTGAGGGATTCCCGGCGCACCCTGGGACTCCGGTGGAAGAAcaagaggtggaaggggaggcagaatGTCCAG TCAGGGAGCAGGCCCGAGAGGACACACGGGCTGGGCCCAGGTCACACTGGCCTAGGAAAGCGAAGTGGCTGACCAGCGGTTTCCCTGCCTTCCCTGAAGGGTTGGCACGTGAGAGAAGCTCCCCTGACAAGGTGGCTGTTCTGCAGCAGCAGGTCCTGATGCTGACAGAGGAAATCAAGTCTCAGAAG GAGCTGGTTAAGCTTCTCCACAAGGCTCTGGAGGCTGCGCAGCAGGAGAAGAGAGCATCCAGCATGTACCTGACTGCTGCAGAAGACAGAGATCGGCTGGAGCTGGTGCGGCACAAAGTGAGGCAAATTGTGGAGCTCAGCAGTCGGGTGGAAGCCCTGGAGACCGACaagcaggagctggagcagagcgtGGCTCTGAGGGACAGGCGTgtggaggagctgcaggagcacgTGCAGCTCCTGATGGACAAGAACCAGGCCAAGCAGCAAGTCATCCTGAAGCTCACGGAGCAGATTGCCCAGGATCTCTCTGAGCCGGTGCAAGAGGCTGATGCTGTTGCCGCGGATACCTTGTacaagcagcaggaggagatTGAGCATTTGAAG GATGACCTAGATGCCTACAGAACTCAGAACCAGTTCCTCAACTCAGAGATCCACCAGGTCACGAAGCTCTGGAGAAGCGTTGCCGAGAAGGAGAAAGTCCTGCTGATGAAG TGTGCCCGCCTGCAAGCCCGCAGCTGCCAGGTGGAGAGCAAATACCTGATGATGCTGCGGAGGCTGCAGGAGGCCTCCCCTGACCTGGCCAGAGGTGAGGCCGAGCTGGTGAAGAGCCTGATCCAGGAGGCGCTACAGTGGGATGCGAAGGAGGAAGCAGTGGAGGCTCTTCAGCTGAACCCTGTCAG AGAGTATGACGACTACGGGTTTATGACCATTCCCAAATACGAGGCTGAGGACTGGAAGCTTCTGGCTAAAATCCAAGCCCTAGAGATCAAATCCAACAACCTGCTGAGCCACACGGCGGTAGAGAAGCCTCTTGGTGAGAGATGGGCCGGCATGGCTGAGTTGAGCCCCTCAGCAGAGCTGAAAGGCTTGATCCGCTGCGGCATCCCCGTGGAGCACCGCCAAAGGGTCTGGAAATGGATAGTGACCCGGCGCCTGTCCCATCACCACACCGCCAACCACTACGAGAGCCTGCTGCGGCAGTGTGAGCGCACGGAGCACCCCGCCTCCCGGCAGATCGAGCTGGACCTGCCCCGCACCCTGACCAACAACAGGCATTTCAcatctcccacctcccagctcGTCCCCAAGCTCCGAAGGGTGCTGCTGGCCTTCTCCTGGCAGAATCCCGCCATCGGCTACTGCCAGGGGCTAAACAG GTTGGCAGCCATTGCCCTCCTGGTCCTAGAAGAGGAGGAAAGCGCATTCTGGTGCCTGGTTCACATTGTGGAAAACCTGATGCCGGCGGATTACTATAGCAACACGTTAATAGCATCACAG GTGGATCAAAGAGTCTTTAAAGACTTCTTGTCAGAAAAGCTCCCCAGGCTTACAGCTCACTTTGAGCAGCACAGGATTGACGTCTCACTGATCACCTTCAACTGGTTCCTGGTGGCCTTTGTAGACAGCCTGGTCAGCGACATCCTCCTCCGGGTCTGGGATGCCTTCCTGTACGAAGGAACAAAG GTGATTTTCCGCTATGCTCTTGCCATCTTTAAGTATAACGAAGAGGAGATTCTGCAGATCCATGACAGCCTGGAGGTTTACCAGTACCTTCGCTTTTTCACCCACATGATTGGAGATGGCAG GAAGCTGATGAGCATCGCCTTCAATGACATGAATCCCTTCCCAATGAAAGTGCTGCAGAACCGGCGAGCAACTCACCGGGAGGAGCTGGAGGCGGAGCTGAGCGAGCTGGAGCGGATCAAGGCGCAGTACGTGAAAGAGCAAGCAGAGCAGGTGGCCTGGCACCTGGACGGAGCCGTTagcgaagaggaggaggagatgtaG